Proteins encoded by one window of Pseudomonas tructae:
- the tagF gene encoding type VI secretion system-associated protein TagF — protein MGDVGFYGKLASRGDFVSRGLPHSFIQPWDQWLAAGLMASQQQLAEQWLPAYLVSPLWRFALAPGVCGPQAVVGVLMPSIDRVGRYFPLTLAQLLAPDESLAAVVSGPDDWFEHCEAQLLATLEPHAAFEAFNEALRGVAVPRLNTLSSPTVAGLQRFTAVTPEARQAALAESACADMSLWWGRGSERIEAGLLRCAGLPRSEDFASFLLGSEAAR, from the coding sequence ATGGGCGACGTTGGCTTCTACGGCAAGCTGGCCAGCCGCGGTGACTTTGTCAGCCGGGGCTTGCCGCACAGTTTTATCCAGCCCTGGGACCAGTGGTTGGCTGCCGGGCTAATGGCCAGCCAGCAGCAGTTGGCCGAACAGTGGTTGCCGGCCTATCTGGTCAGCCCGTTGTGGCGCTTCGCCCTGGCGCCGGGCGTCTGTGGGCCGCAGGCCGTGGTCGGCGTGCTGATGCCCAGCATCGATCGGGTAGGGCGCTATTTTCCTCTTACCCTGGCCCAGCTTCTGGCGCCGGATGAGTCGCTGGCGGCGGTGGTCAGTGGCCCGGATGACTGGTTCGAACACTGCGAAGCGCAGTTGCTGGCTACCCTGGAGCCGCACGCTGCGTTTGAAGCCTTCAACGAGGCGCTTCGAGGTGTTGCTGTGCCGCGCCTGAATACGCTGTCGAGCCCGACAGTAGCTGGCTTGCAGCGTTTCACTGCAGTGACCCCCGAGGCTCGCCAGGCGGCCCTGGCCGAAAGCGCCTGCGCTGACATGAGCCTGTGGTGGGGGCGGGGTTCGGAACGTATCGAGGCGGGATTGTTGCGTTGTGCCGGCTTGCCGCGCAGCGAGGATTTCGCCAGTTTTCTACTCGGCAGTGAGGCGGCGCGCTAG
- the tssM gene encoding type VI secretion system membrane subunit TssM: protein MKAFFGFVIRWVIPLLGLIALSLIIWFVGPLWDVLVPAGRRWTLIALLFAVWIGYRLWRLIQARRQAAEVMRSLAAETAPDPASVATAEELATLRQRMDEALALLKKARLGGDERRNLYELPWYVIIGPPGSGKTTALVNSGLHFPLAAQLGAGAIRGVGGTRNCDWWFTDQAVLLDTAGRYTTQDSHAQVDKAAWLGFLDLLKKQRARRPIDGAFIAISLSDLLLGSDAERAAHAAAIRSRIQELYSQLGVRFPIYLMLTKLDLVPGFMEFFDTLSKEERAQVWGMTFGLDDDTSAQGPLAQFQSEFAGLEQRLNQRLVERLQQERDPARRDLVYGFVQQFAALRSNLQSFLDGVFKPNAYEERALLRGVYFTSGTQEGSPIDRLIGAMAQSMGLDRQHLARQSGTGRSYFIEKLFNAVAFAERGLVGVNPQVERRRKWLARTALAASVALVVLVGTLWAVSYRANQAYIAQVEHKLQPLGQTLQTLSPAQRDVLAVLPLLNAVRHLAEDPPGWAEGLGLYQGDMLEAESASVYRKLLIAVFAPRLVTRIEEQLHSGGGSDFLYEGLKAYLMLADGEHYDPDFIKAWVSLDWEQSLPRDLAPEQRAALGEHLQALFEKRPPNARLDANLIEDLRRQLQQLPVAQRVYDRVKRQKLPEGVSDFRLSEAAGRDAALVFSRKSGKPLGEPLSGLFTVEGYRKAFLATSLQHSNTLAEERWVLGREQADEGDVSSLAADVRRLYFADYIRHWDALLADLDFVPITSVAQAADVLRVISGPTSPLKKLLSAVAKETNLQQQDPLAAAQAKASEAGVDQLKQRLGNLLGQDAPADSRQVQQDQDPVSAHFADLASLVSKGEGEPAAIDGLLTDMNALYVQVSAMVGASGDALLGEAKNQATAAASRVSLSAQRQPPMVQGLVKSVVSSTTNTMMGGVRNQLNAAWVSEVVNVYRQSLSGRYPLAPGSSRDATLDDFGQFFGVGGVMDSYFRKYLQPYVDTSANPWRWQPGAAQKLGIGPGVLHTFQRSAAIRDAFFRSGGMQPTVRFELKPVAMDASITQFLLDLDGQQISYDHGPSRPVAMQWPNPNSIGVVRLSIMPPAASGRSGLTLEGPWAWFRLLDQSDLVAGNGPDRFSLRLRVDGASVSYELRANSAFNPFKSRVLSGFSLPERL from the coding sequence GTGAAGGCGTTTTTCGGTTTTGTCATTCGCTGGGTCATCCCGCTGCTGGGTCTGATTGCCCTGAGCTTGATCATCTGGTTCGTCGGCCCGCTGTGGGACGTGCTGGTTCCGGCAGGGCGCCGCTGGACGCTGATTGCGCTGCTGTTTGCGGTGTGGATCGGTTATCGCCTGTGGCGCCTGATTCAGGCTCGTCGCCAGGCAGCAGAAGTCATGCGCAGCCTGGCCGCAGAAACCGCTCCCGACCCTGCCAGCGTCGCCACCGCCGAAGAGTTGGCCACCCTGCGCCAGCGTATGGACGAGGCCCTGGCGTTGCTGAAAAAAGCCCGCCTCGGTGGTGATGAGCGGCGTAATCTGTACGAACTGCCTTGGTACGTGATCATCGGCCCGCCAGGCTCGGGCAAGACCACGGCGCTGGTCAATTCCGGTCTGCATTTCCCATTGGCCGCACAGCTTGGCGCCGGAGCGATCCGTGGCGTGGGCGGTACCCGCAACTGCGACTGGTGGTTTACCGACCAGGCGGTGTTACTCGACACCGCTGGCCGCTACACCACCCAGGACAGCCACGCCCAGGTCGACAAGGCGGCCTGGCTGGGCTTCCTCGACCTGCTGAAAAAACAGCGCGCACGCCGGCCCATCGATGGCGCTTTCATTGCCATCAGCCTGTCCGATCTGCTGCTGGGCAGTGATGCCGAACGCGCCGCCCATGCCGCGGCTATCCGCTCACGTATTCAGGAGCTGTACAGCCAGTTGGGCGTGCGCTTTCCGATCTACCTGATGCTGACCAAGCTCGACCTGGTGCCGGGTTTCATGGAGTTCTTCGACACCCTGAGCAAGGAAGAACGTGCCCAGGTCTGGGGCATGACCTTCGGCCTGGACGACGACACCTCGGCGCAAGGGCCGCTAGCGCAGTTCCAAAGCGAGTTCGCCGGCCTCGAGCAGCGCCTCAACCAACGCTTGGTCGAGCGCCTGCAGCAGGAACGCGACCCGGCACGGCGTGACCTGGTCTATGGCTTTGTCCAGCAGTTCGCAGCCTTGCGCTCGAACCTGCAGAGCTTTCTCGACGGCGTGTTCAAGCCCAACGCCTATGAAGAGCGCGCCCTGTTGCGTGGGGTGTACTTCACCAGTGGCACCCAGGAAGGCAGCCCGATCGACCGCCTGATCGGCGCCATGGCCCAGAGCATGGGCCTGGACCGTCAGCACCTGGCGCGCCAGAGCGGCACGGGTCGCAGCTACTTCATCGAAAAACTGTTCAATGCCGTGGCCTTTGCCGAGCGTGGGCTGGTCGGGGTCAACCCGCAGGTCGAGCGCCGACGCAAGTGGCTGGCCCGCACTGCGCTGGCCGCAAGCGTTGCCCTGGTGGTGCTGGTCGGCACCTTGTGGGCCGTAAGCTATCGCGCCAACCAGGCCTACATTGCCCAGGTCGAGCACAAGCTCCAGCCCTTGGGGCAAACCTTGCAAACCTTGAGCCCAGCCCAGCGCGACGTGCTGGCCGTGCTGCCGCTGCTCAATGCCGTGCGCCATCTGGCCGAAGATCCACCCGGCTGGGCCGAGGGCCTGGGGCTGTACCAGGGCGACATGCTCGAAGCCGAGTCGGCCAGCGTTTACCGCAAGTTGCTGATCGCGGTGTTTGCCCCGCGCCTGGTCACGCGCATTGAAGAGCAACTGCACAGTGGTGGTGGTTCCGACTTCCTCTACGAAGGCCTCAAAGCCTATCTGATGCTGGCCGATGGCGAGCACTACGACCCGGACTTCATCAAGGCCTGGGTCAGCCTCGACTGGGAACAGAGCCTGCCCCGCGACCTGGCGCCCGAGCAGCGTGCAGCCTTGGGTGAACACCTGCAGGCGCTGTTCGAAAAGCGTCCGCCCAATGCGCGCCTGGATGCCAACCTGATCGAAGACTTGCGTCGCCAGTTGCAGCAGTTGCCAGTGGCCCAGCGCGTCTATGACCGGGTCAAGCGCCAGAAACTGCCGGAGGGTGTCAGCGATTTTCGCCTGAGCGAAGCTGCCGGCCGCGATGCCGCACTGGTGTTCAGCCGCAAGAGCGGCAAGCCGTTGGGCGAACCCTTGAGCGGGTTGTTTACCGTTGAGGGGTATCGCAAGGCGTTCCTCGCCACCAGCCTGCAACACAGCAATACCCTGGCCGAAGAACGTTGGGTGCTGGGCCGCGAGCAGGCCGATGAGGGCGATGTCAGCAGCCTTGCCGCCGACGTGCGCCGCCTGTATTTCGCCGACTACATCCGCCACTGGGATGCGCTGCTGGCCGATCTCGACTTCGTGCCGATTACCAGCGTGGCCCAGGCTGCCGATGTACTGCGGGTGATTTCCGGTCCCACCTCGCCGCTGAAAAAGCTTCTGAGCGCTGTGGCCAAGGAAACCAACCTGCAACAGCAGGACCCGCTTGCGGCCGCCCAGGCTAAAGCCAGTGAGGCCGGTGTCGACCAACTCAAGCAGCGCCTGGGCAACTTGCTGGGCCAGGATGCACCGGCCGATAGCCGCCAGGTGCAGCAAGACCAAGACCCGGTGAGCGCGCACTTTGCCGACCTGGCCAGTCTGGTCAGCAAGGGCGAGGGCGAGCCTGCGGCTATTGACGGCCTGCTCACCGACATGAACGCCTTGTACGTGCAGGTCAGCGCCATGGTCGGTGCCAGCGGCGACGCCTTGCTCGGCGAGGCCAAGAACCAGGCAACTGCCGCTGCCAGCCGTGTCAGCCTCAGTGCACAGCGTCAGCCACCGATGGTCCAGGGCCTGGTCAAATCGGTGGTGAGTTCGACCACCAATACCATGATGGGTGGCGTGCGCAACCAGCTCAACGCTGCCTGGGTCAGTGAAGTGGTCAACGTTTACCGCCAGTCCCTGAGCGGTCGTTACCCGCTGGCGCCGGGTAGCTCGCGCGATGCCACCCTGGACGACTTCGGCCAGTTCTTCGGAGTCGGCGGGGTGATGGACAGCTACTTTCGCAAGTACCTGCAGCCTTATGTCGACACTTCGGCCAACCCTTGGCGCTGGCAGCCGGGCGCGGCGCAGAAACTCGGCATCGGCCCTGGCGTGCTGCACACTTTCCAGCGCTCGGCGGCAATTCGTGATGCGTTCTTCCGCTCCGGCGGCATGCAGCCGACCGTGCGCTTCGAGCTCAAGCCGGTGGCCATGGACGCCTCGATCACCCAGTTCCTGCTTGACCTCGACGGCCAGCAAATTAGCTATGACCACGGCCCGAGCCGACCGGTAGCCATGCAGTGGCCGAACCCCAACAGCATCGGCGTGGTGCGCCTGTCGATCATGCCGCCGGCGGCCAGCGGCCGTTCCGGCCTGACCCTGGAAGGGCCGTGGGCCTGGTTCCGCTTGCTTGACCAGTCCGATCTGGTGGCCGGCAACGGCCCGGACCGCTTCAGCCTGCGCCTGCGGGTCGATGGCGCCAGCGTGTCCTATGAGCTGCGCGCCAACAGCGCGTTCAACCCATTCAAGAGCCGCGTGCTCAGCGGCTTCAGCCTGCCGGAGCGGTTGTGA
- a CDS encoding DotU family type VI secretion system protein, translating into MQPNDPSAPAANDRTQFMPRPGGRSPQAGTPEPAATPSMPAQPLPGGQALGLNPLESAAGPLLALLTRLRSTIAHPAPASLRAQLLAYLRQFEERAEAAGVARNEVLLARYALCTALDEAVLSTPWGSGSDWGKQSLLITVHNEAWGGEKVFQLLEHCLQSPRERLFLLELLYLCMCLGFEGRYRVMNGGRAQLEALRERTAAAIRSARGEFERELSPNWRGVSVSRDRLSQFMPPWVGLAIALALLLALLFALRLMLAADAEPVFKNIHALGEIPVQAIDRPVTQPKPVERPRLAGFLASDIKAGRVSVEDAVDRSVVTLRGDELFASASSSINDSLQPLMLRIADAIGQVKGQVRITGHSDNRPIATLRFPSNWALSQARAEQVQQILAAKTGQPARFSAQGLSDTEPLAPNNTAEGRAKNRRVEITVLAEGVE; encoded by the coding sequence ATGCAGCCTAACGACCCGTCGGCACCCGCAGCCAACGACCGCACCCAGTTCATGCCGCGCCCCGGTGGCCGCAGCCCGCAGGCGGGCACGCCGGAGCCGGCGGCAACGCCGTCGATGCCAGCGCAACCGTTGCCCGGTGGCCAGGCCCTGGGCTTGAACCCATTGGAAAGCGCCGCAGGGCCGTTGCTGGCGTTGCTCACCCGCTTGCGCAGCACCATCGCCCATCCGGCCCCGGCCAGCCTGCGTGCGCAGTTGCTGGCTTATCTGCGTCAGTTCGAAGAGCGCGCCGAAGCCGCTGGTGTGGCGCGCAACGAAGTGTTGCTGGCCCGCTACGCGCTGTGTACCGCGCTCGATGAAGCGGTGCTCAGCACGCCCTGGGGCAGCGGCAGTGACTGGGGCAAGCAGAGCCTGCTGATCACCGTGCACAACGAAGCCTGGGGTGGCGAGAAGGTCTTCCAGCTGCTTGAACATTGCCTGCAGAGCCCGCGCGAGCGCCTGTTCCTGTTGGAGTTGCTGTACCTGTGCATGTGCCTGGGATTTGAAGGCCGCTACCGGGTGATGAACGGCGGCCGTGCCCAGCTTGAAGCACTGCGCGAACGCACTGCCGCCGCCATTCGCAGCGCCCGTGGCGAATTCGAGCGCGAGCTGTCGCCGAATTGGCGCGGGGTCAGTGTCAGCCGTGATCGCTTGTCGCAGTTCATGCCGCCCTGGGTAGGCCTGGCTATTGCCCTGGCGTTGCTTCTGGCCTTGCTGTTCGCCCTGCGCTTGATGCTCGCCGCCGACGCCGAGCCGGTCTTCAAGAACATTCATGCCCTGGGCGAAATCCCGGTGCAGGCCATCGATCGCCCTGTGACCCAACCCAAGCCGGTTGAGCGCCCGCGCCTGGCGGGTTTTCTGGCCAGTGATATCAAGGCCGGGCGGGTCAGTGTCGAAGACGCCGTCGACCGCTCGGTGGTGACCCTCCGTGGCGATGAGCTGTTCGCTTCGGCCAGCTCCAGCATCAACGACAGCCTGCAGCCGCTGATGCTGCGCATCGCCGACGCCATCGGCCAGGTCAAGGGCCAGGTACGCATCACCGGCCACAGTGACAACCGGCCGATCGCGACCTTGCGCTTCCCGTCCAACTGGGCGCTGTCCCAGGCCCGCGCCGAGCAGGTCCAGCAGATTCTGGCCGCCAAGACCGGCCAGCCAGCACGTTTTAGCGCCCAAGGCCTGAGCGACACCGAGCCGCTGGCGCCGAACAACACGGCCGAAGGCCGGGCAAAGAACCGCCGGGTTGAAATCACTGTATTGGCGGAGGGGGTCGAGTGA
- the tssK gene encoding type VI secretion system baseplate subunit TssK, translating into MSWNNRVVWSEGMFLATQHFQQHDRYLENLIDARSRPLSAGAWGFSELLIDQGLLAQGKLAIISARGLLPDGTPFNIPQDDLAPSPLNIDDNLRDGLVYLALPLKRAGARDTVDEGEQAGGARYVSRVAEVRDDNAPFENRAPVALGSRALRLITADEGLSDYAALGLVRIKEKRADRALVLDDSYIAPVLDVSASKSLSAFRSELLGLLHQRGEALAGRVVASGAGGASEIADFMLLQLVNRAQPLVEHLSQVSPLHPERLYSELLGLAGEFATFCASNRRPGEFPVYQHDDLAASFTPVMQALREALSMLIDSKATPIPIVEKAYGIHVAMLADRSLLDNASFILVVRADVPSETLRGRFAQQSKIGAVEHIRDLVNLQLPGIGLLPLPVAPRQIPFHAGSTYYELDRGSEHWQQLQNAGGFAFYVAGEFPGLNLAFWAIRG; encoded by the coding sequence ATGTCCTGGAACAATCGTGTGGTCTGGTCGGAAGGCATGTTCCTCGCAACCCAGCACTTCCAACAGCATGACCGTTACCTGGAAAACCTTATCGATGCCCGCAGCCGGCCGTTGTCGGCGGGGGCCTGGGGTTTTTCCGAACTGCTGATCGACCAGGGCCTGCTGGCCCAGGGCAAGCTGGCCATCATCTCGGCCCGCGGCCTGCTGCCAGATGGCACACCGTTCAACATTCCCCAGGATGACCTGGCGCCGAGCCCGCTGAACATCGACGACAACCTGCGTGATGGCCTGGTTTACCTGGCCTTGCCGCTCAAGCGTGCCGGAGCCCGCGACACGGTGGACGAGGGTGAGCAGGCGGGTGGTGCGCGCTATGTCAGCCGGGTGGCCGAAGTGCGCGACGACAATGCCCCGTTCGAGAACCGGGCGCCGGTCGCTCTTGGCTCCCGCGCCTTGCGCCTGATCACTGCCGACGAGGGCCTGAGCGACTACGCCGCGCTGGGCCTGGTGCGCATCAAGGAAAAGCGCGCCGACCGCGCCCTGGTGCTGGATGACAGCTACATCGCTCCGGTGCTGGATGTGTCGGCGAGCAAGAGCCTGTCGGCCTTTCGCAGCGAGTTGCTGGGCCTGCTACATCAACGCGGCGAGGCCCTGGCCGGACGAGTGGTGGCCTCGGGCGCGGGCGGCGCCTCGGAAATCGCCGACTTCATGCTGCTGCAACTGGTCAACCGCGCCCAGCCCCTGGTCGAACACCTGAGCCAGGTGAGCCCGCTGCACCCGGAGCGGCTGTACAGTGAATTGCTCGGCCTGGCCGGTGAGTTCGCCACCTTCTGCGCCAGCAATCGGCGCCCGGGCGAGTTCCCGGTGTATCAGCATGATGACCTGGCAGCGAGTTTCACCCCGGTCATGCAGGCGCTGCGCGAAGCCCTGTCGATGCTGATCGACAGCAAAGCCACGCCGATTCCGATTGTCGAAAAAGCCTATGGCATTCATGTGGCCATGCTTGCCGACCGCAGCCTGCTCGACAACGCCAGCTTCATCCTCGTGGTGCGCGCCGATGTGCCGAGCGAGACCCTGCGCGGGCGCTTCGCTCAGCAAAGCAAGATCGGTGCGGTCGAGCACATCCGTGACCTGGTCAACCTGCAATTGCCGGGCATCGGCCTGCTGCCATTGCCGGTGGCGCCACGGCAGATCCCGTTCCACGCCGGTTCCACCTACTACGAACTCGACCGCGGCAGTGAGCATTGGCAACAACTGCAGAACGCCGGGGGCTTTGCCTTCTACGTCGCCGGCGAGTTCCCGGGGCTGAACCTGGCCTTCTGGGCCATCCGAGGATAA
- the tssJ gene encoding type VI secretion system lipoprotein TssJ: MIRTMLMAAVTALLLSGCSKDEVAAPVQPALAGPTSVTLYFSAAAGLNPGANGQAAPVRVRIYELKNSANFNRADYFALAERASTTLGADLLDQDEVLVQPGEQLRIERALSPATRQIGLAVGYREIDQAQWRSLLPVPPLDYQISLDVRAVRSAVHTSPTSTAQ; this comes from the coding sequence ATGATTCGAACAATGCTGATGGCAGCGGTAACTGCACTGCTGCTCAGTGGTTGTAGCAAGGATGAAGTCGCAGCACCGGTCCAGCCCGCGCTGGCAGGGCCTACCAGCGTCACCTTGTATTTCAGTGCCGCCGCCGGGCTCAACCCGGGCGCCAACGGTCAGGCCGCGCCTGTGCGCGTGCGTATCTACGAGTTGAAGAACAGTGCCAATTTCAATCGTGCCGACTATTTCGCTCTGGCCGAACGGGCGTCCACGACCCTGGGCGCGGACCTGCTTGATCAGGACGAAGTGCTGGTGCAACCGGGCGAACAGCTGCGTATCGAACGTGCGCTGAGCCCGGCCACACGCCAGATAGGCCTGGCCGTGGGCTATCGCGAAATCGACCAGGCGCAGTGGCGCAGCCTGTTGCCGGTGCCGCCGCTGGATTACCAGATCAGCCTCGATGTTCGTGCTGTGCGCAGCGCTGTCCATACCTCCCCAACCAGCACCGCCCAATAG
- the tagH gene encoding type VI secretion system-associated FHA domain protein TagH yields the protein MSLSLTITSYHKITPGQCPEKFIETGAISIGRGPDNDWVLPDPERLVSSQHCVVQYKDGRYYLTDNSTNGVELIHAGIRLRRGNSEPLMDGEVIRIGEYEIQARIDSSFQLGDSHLPGADAANSFEALMANQANAVPQPTGGSAPAFIQGASSNDTLPDLFDFLAPASIAPVTQADHVPAQQHDFRPPTPVMPAPVPVAPSPGVIPEDWDLFAEPAAPVAPVPVTTPAATAMPSPVAMPEAPAPASDSSALVQAFLRGAGLEHLRIDSAQVEAQMEALGRSYRLMVEGLIDVLRARSSLKGEFRMQQTMIRPAENNPLKFAPNADEALLLLLRHGNHAFMAPDQAVRDSFDDLRAHQLAVMAGVEAAIKHLLGRFEPAQLESRLGEPAGLSKLFGSSRQAQYWQQFTELYSKISQEAEDDFQDLFGREFSRAYEAHSARLQRS from the coding sequence ATGTCGCTGAGTCTTACTATTACCAGTTATCACAAGATTACCCCTGGCCAATGTCCTGAGAAGTTCATCGAAACGGGTGCCATCAGTATTGGTCGCGGCCCTGATAATGACTGGGTGTTGCCCGATCCGGAACGCCTGGTTTCTTCGCAGCATTGTGTTGTTCAATATAAAGATGGCCGTTATTACCTGACCGATAACAGCACTAACGGTGTCGAATTAATTCACGCCGGTATTCGTTTGCGTCGCGGTAACAGCGAACCGCTGATGGACGGAGAGGTTATCCGCATTGGCGAGTACGAGATCCAGGCGCGGATCGATTCCAGCTTTCAACTGGGCGACAGCCATCTGCCTGGCGCGGACGCCGCCAACAGTTTCGAGGCACTGATGGCCAACCAGGCCAATGCCGTCCCCCAGCCGACAGGCGGTAGCGCACCGGCATTCATCCAGGGTGCTTCGAGCAACGATACCCTGCCGGACCTGTTCGACTTCCTGGCACCTGCAAGCATTGCACCGGTCACCCAGGCCGATCATGTACCGGCCCAACAGCATGATTTTCGCCCGCCAACGCCTGTCATGCCGGCGCCGGTGCCGGTAGCGCCGAGCCCTGGCGTCATTCCCGAAGACTGGGACCTGTTTGCCGAACCTGCAGCCCCCGTGGCGCCCGTACCTGTAACCACGCCTGCCGCAACGGCCATGCCCAGCCCGGTGGCAATGCCCGAAGCGCCTGCACCGGCCAGTGATTCAAGTGCACTAGTGCAGGCGTTTCTACGTGGCGCGGGCCTAGAGCACCTGCGTATCGACAGTGCCCAGGTCGAGGCGCAGATGGAAGCGCTCGGCCGCAGTTACCGCTTGATGGTCGAGGGCCTTATCGATGTGCTGCGCGCGCGCAGCAGCCTCAAGGGCGAGTTCCGCATGCAGCAGACCATGATACGCCCGGCCGAGAACAACCCGCTCAAATTCGCCCCGAATGCCGATGAGGCCTTGCTGTTGCTGCTGCGTCACGGCAACCACGCGTTCATGGCCCCGGATCAGGCAGTACGCGACAGTTTTGACGATCTGCGCGCGCACCAACTGGCGGTCATGGCCGGGGTGGAAGCGGCGATCAAGCACCTGCTCGGTCGTTTCGAGCCGGCGCAGCTGGAGTCGCGCCTGGGTGAGCCGGCCGGTCTGTCGAAGTTGTTCGGCAGCTCGCGCCAGGCGCAGTACTGGCAACAGTTTACCGAGCTGTACAGCAAGATTTCCCAGGAAGCCGAAGACGACTTCCAGGACCTGTTCGGGCGCGAGTTCAGCCGCGCCTATGAGGCGCACAGCGCGCGTTTGCAGCGCTCCTGA
- the tssA gene encoding type VI secretion system protein TssA: MNSAPLLAAVSENFPCGDDLEYDPDFLQLERDAQGRPERVMGDAIQPAEPPQWRQIEQSCTALLQRSKDLRVTHFLVQSALALHGIVGLASSLQLINDLLRQYWSQLHPQLDADDDNDPTVRINALAGLVCDSNIALLRESLLIRSRAFGPVSLRAALHASGLQHFASETLNADELGGALRDSDSEQLQAIREALQQAREAAEAIEQYVNEQVGSASGVDLSALKQPLRQAAQILAEHAPAAERAANDASETSSPEDSPTVLASAAPAPAVARASADIASRDEVLRSLDRILKYYARHEPSSPLPVLLNRAKNLVNADFAAIVRDLIPDGLSQFETLRGPETD; the protein is encoded by the coding sequence GTGAACTCAGCGCCTTTGCTCGCTGCCGTTTCGGAAAACTTCCCCTGCGGCGACGACCTTGAATACGACCCGGACTTCCTGCAATTGGAGCGTGATGCCCAAGGCCGGCCCGAGCGTGTCATGGGGGATGCCATCCAGCCTGCCGAGCCTCCCCAATGGCGGCAGATCGAACAGTCCTGTACCGCCCTGCTGCAACGCAGCAAAGACCTGCGCGTCACCCACTTTCTGGTGCAAAGTGCCCTCGCCTTGCACGGCATCGTGGGCCTGGCCAGCAGCCTGCAACTGATCAACGACCTGTTGCGCCAATACTGGTCGCAGTTGCATCCGCAGCTCGACGCCGACGATGACAACGACCCGACCGTGCGCATCAACGCCCTGGCTGGCCTGGTTTGCGACAGCAACATCGCCCTGCTGCGCGAAAGCCTGCTGATCCGCTCCCGCGCCTTCGGCCCGGTCAGCCTGCGCGCGGCCCTGCATGCCAGCGGCTTGCAGCACTTTGCCAGTGAGACACTGAACGCCGACGAGCTCGGCGGTGCCCTGCGCGACAGCGATAGCGAGCAGTTGCAGGCCATCCGCGAGGCGCTACAGCAAGCCCGTGAGGCCGCCGAGGCAATCGAGCAGTACGTCAACGAGCAGGTCGGATCGGCCAGCGGTGTTGATTTGAGTGCGCTCAAGCAGCCGCTGCGCCAGGCCGCACAGATTCTTGCCGAGCATGCGCCGGCAGCCGAGCGAGCCGCCAACGACGCCAGCGAAACCAGCAGCCCTGAAGACAGCCCGACAGTGCTGGCCAGTGCTGCTCCTGCGCCCGCTGTTGCCCGTGCTTCGGCCGATATCGCCAGCCGCGACGAGGTGCTGCGCAGCCTGGACCGAATTCTCAAGTACTACGCCCGTCACGAGCCCTCGAGCCCGCTGCCGGTGCTGTTGAACCGCGCGAAAAATCTGGTGAACGCCGATTTTGCCGCGATCGTCCGCGACCTGATTCCCGATGGGCTGTCGCAGTTCGAAACCTTGCGTGGCCCCGAGACTGACTGA
- the tssB gene encoding type VI secretion system contractile sheath small subunit — protein MANPSSQKFIARNRAPRVQIEYDVELYGAEKKVQLPFVMGVMADLAGKPAEPLAPVAERKFLEIDVDNFDSRLKAMQPRVAFHVPNELTGEGNLSLDITFESMDDFSPAAVARKVDSLNQLLEARTQLANLLTYMDGKTGAEEIIMKAIKDPALLQALASAPKPQDAEPNA, from the coding sequence GTGGCGAACCCCAGTTCTCAGAAATTCATTGCGCGCAACCGCGCGCCGCGGGTGCAGATCGAGTATGACGTCGAGCTCTACGGCGCCGAAAAGAAGGTCCAGCTGCCGTTCGTCATGGGTGTCATGGCCGACCTCGCCGGCAAGCCTGCCGAGCCGTTGGCGCCGGTCGCCGAGCGCAAGTTCCTGGAAATCGACGTCGACAACTTCGACTCGCGCCTCAAGGCCATGCAGCCCCGGGTGGCCTTCCACGTGCCCAACGAGCTGACCGGCGAAGGCAACCTGAGCCTGGACATCACCTTCGAAAGCATGGACGACTTCAGCCCCGCCGCCGTGGCGCGCAAGGTCGACTCGCTGAACCAGCTGCTCGAAGCGCGGACCCAGCTGGCCAACCTGCTGACCTACATGGACGGCAAGACTGGCGCCGAAGAAATCATCATGAAAGCCATCAAGGATCCGGCCCTGCTCCAGGCCTTGGCCAGCGCGCCAAAGCCCCAGGACGCCGAGCCGAACGCTTAA